One genomic window of Cannabis sativa cultivar Pink pepper isolate KNU-18-1 chromosome 2, ASM2916894v1, whole genome shotgun sequence includes the following:
- the LOC133033982 gene encoding putative F-box/LRR-repeat protein At5g41840 — protein sequence MGDANDEDRISKLPNGVIHHMMSFLPTKDVVRTCLLSKRWKLIWYSVPALSFSDHIEVEGRQEFYNYIEKYLEHRKRGMYYIVDSVITSFKLNMLNYWHCKCEKSKADDILDKWLAFIVLNKVEEIYLSIWPKQHWIFEESYYYFCYYCLPKIWFENATYLTVLELEYVELDASCSFSFPSLKILSLKEIHHSNTAEDDVVFKFLLGCPSLEKLWLLDYEFLCIDNKPQLLLSLSLKFFESFFSV from the coding sequence ATGGGTGATGCAAATGATGAAGACAGGATTTCCAAGCTTCCAAATGGAGTGATTCATCACATGATGTCGTTTCTCCCCACTAAAGATGTAGTTCGAACATGTCTTCTTTCTAAACGCTGGAAACTCATCTGGTATTCAGTCCCCGCACTCTCTTTCTCTGATCATATTGAAGTTGAAGGGAGACAAGAGTTTTACAATTATATCGAAAAATATTTGGAACACCGAAAAAGAGGTATGTATTATATCGTCGATTCAGTCATAACTAGTTTTAAGCTTAACATGCTTAACTACTGGCACTGCAAATGCGAAAAAAGTAAAGCTGATGACATCCTAGATAAATGGTTAGCTTTTATAGTACTGAATAAAGTTGAGGAAATATATCTTAGTATATGGCCTAAGCAACATTGGATCTTTGAAGAGTCCTACTACTACTTCTGCTACTACTGCTTACCTAAAATATGGTTTGAAAATGCAACATATTTGACTGTTTTGGAGTTGGAATATGTAGAGTTGGATGCTTCTTGTTCTTTTAGTTTTCCATCTCTTAAAATTTTGTCATTGAAAGAAATTCACCATTCAAATACTGCAGAGGATGATGTGGTATTTAAGTTTTTGTTGGGTTGCCCTTCTCTTGAGAAATTATGGTTACTTGATTATGAGTTCTTATGTATTGACAATAAGCCCCAACTACTGCTAAGTTTAAGCCTTAAGTTTTTTGAGTCTTTTTTCTCTGTGTAG
- the LOC115719203 gene encoding F-box/LRR-repeat protein At3g26922-like, giving the protein MTSSMVGGVVDDDIDIILKLPDALIDHILSFLPTEDVVRTCILSKRWKLIWYSVPTLSFEFEKIKYVKRQDLETFYDYVSNYMENRKKGMDLVDDSSITSFKFNMPSYYGYRKIWLLDKLLSFVVENKVKEIYLFLGGEAHAFYYCLPTILNDARYLTILELSGVKLDSSHSFSFPLLKTLSLLNVKQSNTKDDNVVFKFLLCCPSLEKLRIINYSLSCMDDRLRLQSLSLKFLELNYIDIKYELEVEAINLESLVIIYHSSERINFSSCKKIRNLSLTNYAECYQPSLEDLISSIPLLENFTLINQSSSADCLRISSQHLKSFTYNGLSFLSVSIYVEIESAPRLEYFCYEDIFEFSISMESSNLINGKIVSREMHFDNDIKCFTNMLYYFLVKLNCSWNVVTVHVSSYEGLLLLEDLKIKNYPFLNWKHLRVITDYHYERESVLKDDLMRIWPSLETLSINERIIF; this is encoded by the exons atgacgTCATCAATGGTGGGAGGTGTTGTTGATGATGATATTGACATAATTTTGAAACTTCCTGATGCATTAATCGATCACATTCTCTCGTTTCTCCCAACTGAAGATGTGGTTCGAACATGCATTCTTTCAAAGCGTTGGAAACTCATCTGGTATTCAGTTCCCACACTCTCTTTCGAATTCGAAAAGATTAAGTATGTCAAGAGACAAGACCTAGAAACGTTTTACGATTATGTCTCTAATTATATGGAAAATCGCAAGAAAGGTATGGATCTTGTTGATGATTCGAGCATAACTAGTTTTAAGTTTAACATGCCTAGTTATTATGGATATCGTAAGATTTGGTTACTAGATAAATTGTTATCTTTTGTTGTTGAGAATAAAGTTAAGGAAATATATCTATTCCTAGGAGGAGAAGCTCATGCTTTCTATTACTGCTTACCTACAATACTAAACGACGCAAGATATTTGACTATTTTGGAATTGAGCGGAGTAAAGTTGGATAGTAGTCATTCATTTAGTTTTCCATTACTAAAAACATTGTCGTTGTTAAATGTTAAGCAATCAAATACTAAAGACGATAATGTGGTATTTAAGTTTTTGTTGTGTTGCCCTTCTCTTGAAAAATTGCGCATAATCAATTATTCGTTATCATGTATGGATGATCGCCTTCGTCTACAAAGTTTAAGCCTTAAGTTCTTGGAACTTAACTATATAGATATTAAGTATGAACTAGAAGTTGAAGCCATAAATCTTGAATCTTTGGTAATAATATACCATTCTTCAGAAAGAATAAATTTCTCTTCAtgcaaaaaaattagaaatctcTCCTTAACTAACTACGCAGAATGTTATCAGCCGTCGTTGGAAGATCTTATCTCTAGTATTCCTCTTTTGGAGAATTTTACTTTGATCAACCAATCTTCTTCGGCCGACTGTCTTAGAATTTCGAGTCAACACTTAAAAAGTTTCACTTATAACGGACTTTCCTTTTTAAGTGTATCGATTTATGTTGAAATTGAATCAGCTCCAAGATTAGAATACTTTTGTTATGAAGACATTTTCGAATTCAGCATATCAATGGAGTCATCTAATTTGATAAATGGAAAAATAGTTAGTAGGGAGATGCATTTTGACAATGACATAAAATGTTTTACtaatatgttatattattttcttgtgAAACTCAATTGCTCTTGGAATGTTGTGACGGTACATGTTAGCTCATATGAG GGTCTACTTTTGCTAGAAGATTTGAAGATAAAGAATTATCCCTTTCTTAATTGGAAGCATCTCAGAGTTATTACTGATTATCACTATGAGAGAGAGTCAGTGCTGAAAGATGATTTGATGCGGATTTGGCCTTCTTTAGAAACATTATCTATTAATGAAAGAATCATATTTTAG
- the LOC115718733 gene encoding F-box protein At5g03100, producing the protein MDNMFGKKYSRSPAKKRVKKMPTMAVDRISELPDALIHHIMSFLQTEEMIRTCVLSKRWKLLWYSMPMLNFSNLIWPDQMFIIFLDNCLEHLKKSVNFTIDSVITSFRFSMHNYFRGIHAYLLDEWLAFVVENKVKEISLWIDVDSHYYYIPKILFDKAIHLTSLTLFGVELDTSYSFSFPSLKTLNMENVQHSKTSKEDGVVKFLLGSPSLEELNLCDYVFFKTNHDVQFRLQSSSLKFLKLRLVEDEYELKIQVDAINLESLKLQGLNMDDVNLSSCKKIRNLTVFHCAEYQPTLQTLIYNLPLLEHLTVRDYDSCLDHLKVSGQHLKSFKFKYFYDMVNAVTIESAPELAYFYYKGNANRNISIKSSNSLDGKITLSDPPINYDTMSYNTDWYTNMLNFLLNLDCSWNTLSLIVYTAKALILPEKFKRLCRSPLLNWKHLRVITYIDKPERVSELKDSLMWISPSLEILSITNDDEDDFFP; encoded by the exons ATGGATAATATGTTTGGGAAAAAATACAGTCGTAGTCCTGCCAAAAAAAGGGTTAAAAAGATGCCAACAATGGCTGTTGACAGAATTTCGGAACTTCCTGATGCATTGATCCATCACATCATGTCGTTTCTTCAAACTGAAGAAATGATTCGAACATGTGTTCTTTCAAAGCGTTGGAAACTCTTGTGGTATTCAATGCCAATGCTTAATTTCTCCAATTTAATTTGGCCTGATCAGAtgttcatcatttttcttgacAATTGTTTGGAACACCTTAAGAAAAGTGTGAATTTTACAATCGATTCAGTCATAACGAGCTTTAGGTTTTCAATGCATAATTACTTTCGAGGAATTCATGCTTATCTACTAGATGAATGGTTAGCTTTTGTAGTTGAGAATAAGGTTAAGGAAATAAGTCTTTGGATTGATGTGGATTCTCACTACTACTACATACCTAAAATACTATTCGACAAGGCGATTCATTTAACTTCTTTGACTTTGTTTGGAGTAGAGTTGGATACTTCTTATTCATTTAGTTTTCCATCTTTGAAAACTCTTAATATGGAAAATGTTCAACATTCAAAAACTTCTAAGGAAGATGGGGTAGTTAAGTTTTTGTTGGGTAGCCCTTCTCTTGAGGAATTGAATTTATGCGATTATGTTTTCTTTAAGACTAATCATGATGTTCAGTTTCGATTACAGAGTTCAAGCCTTAAGTTCTTGAAACTTAGACTTGTAGAAGATGAATATGAATTAAAGATTCAAGTTGATGCCATAAATCTTGAATCTTTAAAGCTTCAAGGTCTTAACATGGATGATGTGAATCTctcttcttgcaagaaaattagaaatttgaCTGTGTTTCACTGTGCAGAATATCAGCCAACATTACAAACTCTTATTTATAATCTTCCTCTTCTCGAACATTTGACTGTGAGAGACTACGATTCATGTTTGGACCATCTTAAAGTTTCTGGTCAACACTTGAAaagtttcaaatttaaatacttTTATGACATGGTCAATGCTGTTACAATTGAATCGGCTCCAGAATTAGCTTACTTTTATTATAAAGGAAATGCCAATCGCAACATATCGATAAAGTCATCTAATTCATTGGATGGGAAAATAACACTTTCTGATCCGCCGATTAACTATGACACAATGAGCTATAACACCGACTGGTATACCAATATGTTGAACTTCCTTTTGAATCTCGATTGTTCTTGGAATACTCTAAGCCTAATTGTTTACACAGCAAAG GCTCTCATCTTGCCAGAGAAGTTTAAGAGATTATGTCGTTCTCCTTTGCTTAATTGGAAGCATCTCAGAGTTATTACTTATATTGATAAGCCTGAAAGAGTGTCGGAATTGAAGGACTCCTTGATGTGGATTTCACCTTCTTTAGAAATATTATCGATTACTAATGATGATGAGGACGATTTTTTTCCATAG
- the LOC115721137 gene encoding heat shock 70 kDa protein, mitochondrial-like, producing MATAALLRSIRRRDFSSVPLSAYRSFTSISKPSHLGQKWSTLVRPFSTKPAGQDVIGIDLGTTNSCVSVMEGKNPKVIENSEGARTTPSVVAFNQKGELLVGTPAKRQAVTNPTNTVFGTKRLIGRRFDDPQTQKEMKMVPYKIVKAPNGDAWVEANGQQYSPSQIGAFILTKMKETAEAYLGKSVTKAVVTVPAYFNDAQRQATKDAGRIAGLDVQRIINEPTAAALSYGMNNKEGLIAVFDLGGGTFDVSILEISNGVFEVKATNGDTFLGGEDFDNHLLDFLVSEFKRTESIDLSKDRLALQRLREAAEKAKIELSSTSQTEINLPFITADASGAKHLNITLTRSKFESLVNDLIERTKAPCKNCLKDANISVKEVDEVLLVGGMTRVPKVQEVVSAIFGKSPSKGVNPDEAVAMGAAIQGGILRGDVKELLLLDVTPLSLGIETLGGIFTRLINRNTTIPTKKSQVFSTAADNQTQVGIKVLQGEREMASDNKSLGEFELVGIPPAPRGMPQIEVTFDIDANGIVTVSAKDKSTGKEQQITIRSSGGLSEDEIEKMVREAELHAQKDQERKALIDIRNSADTTIYSIEKSLEEYREKIPAEVAKEIEDAVADLRKAMGEDNADEIKAKLDAANKAVSKIGQHMSGGAGGASSSGGSQGGEQTPEADFEEVKK from the exons ATGGCCACCGCTGCTTTGCTTCGATCCATTCGACGTCGTGATTTTTCTTCAGTTCCTCTCTCAGCATACAGATCC TTCACTAGCATCTCGAAGCCATCTCATCTGGGCCAGAAGTGGTCAACCTTGGTGAGGCCTTTCAG TACAAAACCTGCGGGACAAGATGTTATTGGTATTGACTTGGGTACTACCAACTCTTGTGTTTCTGTTATGGAGGGGAAG AATCCCAAAGTTATCGAGAACTCTGAAGGAGCTCGAACCACTCCATCAGTTGTTGCTTTTAACCAAAAAGGAGAACTTCTTGTTGGTACTCCAGCAAAACGTCAGGCTGTGACCAATCCGACTAACACTGTCTTTGGCACCAAGCGTTTGATCGGAAGACGATTTGATGATCCTCAAACACAAAAGGAGATGAAGATGGTACCTTACAAGATTGTTAAGGCTCCAAATGGTGATGCATGGGTAGAAGCTAATGGACAGCAGTATTCCCCCAGTCAAATTGGAGCTTTCATTCTTACCAAAATGAAGGAGACTGCTGAGGCTTACCTAGGAAAGAGTGTAACAAAAGCTGTTGTTACTGTTCCAGCTTATTTCAATGATGCCCAGAGACAAGCAACAAAGGATGCTGGAAGAATTGCAGGCCTTGACGTGCAGAGGATTATTAACGAGCCCACTGCTGCTGCGCTTTCTTATGGAATGAACAACAAAGAAGGTCTTATAGCAGTTTTTGATCTTGGAGGTGGAACATTTGATGTTTCCATTTTAGAGATTTCAAATGGTGTTTTCGAG GTGAAAGCAACAAATGGTGACACGTTCTTGGGAGGAGAGGACTTCGATAACCATTTGTTGGACTTCCTAGTGAGTGAATTCAAGAGAACAGAGAGTATTGATCTCTCGAAAGATAGGCTTGCATTGCAAAGACTTCGAGAGGCAGCTGAGAAGGCCAAGATTGAACTCTCATCAACATCTCAAACCGAgataaatttaccatttatcACAGCTGATGCTTCAGGTGCCAAACATCTTAACATTACGCTAACCAGATCCAAATTTGAAAGCCTGGTAAATGACTTGATAGAGAGGACAAAGGCCCCATGCAAAAATTGTTTGAAGGATGCAAATATATCTGTTAAGGAAGTGGATGAGGTCCTCCTTGTCGGAGGAATGACTCGTGTTCCCAAAGTGCAAGAGGTTGTTTCAGCAATTTTCGGAAAGAGTCCTAGTAAAGGAGTAAATCCTGACGAGGCTGTAGCTATGGGAGCTGCTATTCAGGGTGGTATTCTTCGTGGTGATGTTAAGGAGTTGCTTCTCTTAGATGTAACCCCTCTTTCGCTGGGAATTGAGACATTGGGTGGTATTTTCACCAGGCTTATCAACCGAAACACAACAATCCCTACAAAGAAGAGTCAG GTATTTTCAACTGCAGCTGATAACCAGACCCAGGTTGGTATCAAGGTCCTGCAAGGTGAGCGTGAAATGGCTTCCGATAACAAGTCTCTCGGTGAATTTGAGCTTGTAGGTATTCCTCCAGCACCAAGAGGCATGCCTCAGATTGAAGTAACTTTCGACATTGATGCCAATGGTATCGTGACTGTCTCGGCCAAAGACAAGTCCACCGGCAAGGAACAACAAATAACTATCCGTTCATCTGGAGGGTTATCagaagatgagattgagaagaTGGTCAGAGAAGCCGAATTGCACGCCCAAAAGGACCAGGAGAGGAAAGCTCTTATTGATATCAGAAACAGTGCAGACACCACTATCTACAGCATCGAGAAGAGCTTGGAAGAGtacagagagaaaattcctgcAGAAGTTGCTAAAGAAATCGAAGATGCTGTTGCTGATTTAAGGAAGGCAATGGGAGAGGACAATGCTGATGAAATTAAGGCAAAGCTCGATGCTGCAAACAAAGCTGTATCGAAGATCGGACAGCACATGTCCGGTGGTGCTGGTGGTGCTTCTTCATCGGGTGGTTCACAGGGTGGCGAACAGACCCCCGAGGCAGACTTCGAAGAGGTCAAAAAGTGA